Proteins co-encoded in one Cervus canadensis isolate Bull #8, Minnesota chromosome 15, ASM1932006v1, whole genome shotgun sequence genomic window:
- the RALB gene encoding ras-related protein Ral-B, translating to MAANKSKSQSSLALHKVIMVGSGGVGKSALTLQFMYDEFVEDYEPTKADSYRKKVVLDGEEVQIDILDTAGQEDYAAIRDNYFRSGEGFLLVFSITEHESFTATAEFREQILRVKAEEDKIPLLVVGNKSDLEERRQVLVEEARAKAEEWGVQYVETSAKTRANVDKVFFDLMREIRTKKMSENKDKNGKKSSKNKKSFKERCCLL from the exons ATGGCGGCCAACAAGAGTAAGAGCCAGAGCTCGCTGGCCCTCCACAAGGTGATCATGGTTGGCAGCGGAGGGGTCGGCAAGTCGGCCCTGACTCTGCAGTTCATGTACGACGAG TTCGTGGAGGACTACGAACCTACCAAGGCTGACAGTTATAGGAAGAAAGTTGTCCTTGATGGGGAAGAAGTGCAGATAGACATCCTGGACACGGCGGGACAGGAGGACTATGCAGCCATCCGTGACAACTACTTCCGGAGTGGGGAGGGCTTCCTGCTCGTGTTCTCCATCACCGAGCATGAGTCGTTCACAGCAACTGCCGAATTCAG GGAACAGATCCTCCGCGTTAAAGCTGAAGAAGATAAAATCCCACTGCTCGTCGTGGGGAACAAGTCTGACCTGGAGGAGCGGAGGCAGGTGCTAGTGGAGGAGGCCAGGGCCAAGGCCGAGGAGTGGGGCGTGCAGTACGTGGAGACCTCAGCCAAGACACGGGCCAACGTGGACAAG gtgtTCTTTGACCTCATGAGAGAGATCAGGACAAAGAAGAtgtcagaaaacaaagataagaatGGCAAGAAAAGCAGCAAGAAcaagaaaagttttaaagaaagatgTTGCTTACTGTGA